CGCCTCCCAATCTTACCGAACCATTGCAGGGCGAGATCCTCTCTCCTTTCTGTAAATACTTGACTACACCCTGTGTGTGCATTGCAGACGGCGGCGCGGTGCCGGACGGCGTGTGCGACGGCAAGTGCCGCAGCCGGTGCTCGCTGAAGAAGGCCGGGCGGTGCATGGGCCTGTGCATGATGTGCTGCGGCAAGTGCCAGGGCTGCGTGCCGTCGGGGCCGTACGCCAGCAAGGACGAGTGCCCCTGCTACAGGGACATGAAGTCCCCCAAGAACCAGCGCCCCAAGTGCCCCTAGGCCCTACCGCTCTAAGGGAGGGAGGATGACCCAGGATTTCGCTCGCGATCCTGCACAGCTTCTAGTCTTGTACTGCTAGTTTAGCGCGCCGAGCGTCGGAATGTCGCGACGGTTCCTTCCGTGCTTGTGTGCTGTGTTTCTCCTCGGACGTGCTATAACCTAGAATAATAACCAATGCACTGTATCTGTGTGCTTGTCTTTTGGGATGTGATGGCTCTTCAACACTAGCCGCCGAAGAGAACAGGGATGAGCAAGAAcgtccttaataataataaaaatagtAGGCAAGAGAATCAAGCATGCCCTGAAAAGCTTTGAAGACAAATACCCTCGGCACTAAAATAAATATTACACCATTTCGTTCCGCGGCTGTGCCTAGTTTCTTCTCTACCCCCTACTTAATCTACATTACATGAACAAAACCTTCTTCTACTGTAAGCACAAGAGAGGAGCTCTTGATCTGAATCACTAGACAGTTTATGAACACCTCTAAGTTTTGAATGGAGAAGTCATGTAATCATACAGTGCTTCTTCTGTAAACTTGTAGCTTGTGTTACATACAAAGAAGGGCTTACTCCAGCAGCAGATGCGTGCCGCTGTGATGCGTAACCCCCCCGCACAAGGGTATCTCTACCAAAGAATCATCTATATGTTGTTCCGTCAAACAGCTTTAATTTGGATTATAGTGGCTGGAGTTCTTGCTCGGGGACCACTGAATCAACAGGTCTGTAGGCTGCTTGACCACTAAATTTCTTTCTCCAAACAAGTACTACTAAAAAGGCTGACAAAGTGACCAAAATTACTAGTAAAATCCCAAGCAGCATAGAGACTACATGTTCTTGAAACCATGACCTGCACACACAAAAAAAAGGAAGCTAAGTTCACTAGAAGCACTTGAAACCCATTCAAgcaaatgagattgatggttactGAAGTTATTAACTTTTCTTTTGGTGCTGGAGGTAGAGGGATGTAAATATAACAGAACACGAGAAAATAAAACACACTATGGTGTGTTTCCTCGTAACCATTTTTATCTTTTGAAAGCATATGTGTAAAGGTATTGTCCTAGCCAGTTATAGATATGGGTGAAGCTACACGCAACGCCAAAAAGAGGAAAAAACATTGCCTGGATGAAGATAAGCCCCAGAAAAGAAAATGTGGACACTATCACACATTATATGAATGAACAGTGCATCTTATCATAAGCATTTCCTCACCTTCTCGGCAAAGGCTGCACATTCCACTCAAGCAACTGATAACTGCCAAGATTTTCAGGCAACTGAACATGATGCTGAGTTAACCGATATATGATACCCTGCCATAAATCAATAGAATAAATTAACAGGTGAGCAAACTGATTCTGAAATAGTTACACAGTAGGTTCAAGAGTATATATGCTACCATTGCT
This portion of the Zea mays cultivar B73 chromosome 2, Zm-B73-REFERENCE-NAM-5.0, whole genome shotgun sequence genome encodes:
- the LOC100281029 gene encoding GIR1 precursor; this translates as MKAIPVALLLLVLVAAASSFKHLAEAADGGAVPDGVCDGKCRSRCSLKKAGRCMGLCMMCCGKCQGCVPSGPYASKDECPCYRDMKSPKNQRPKCP